The genomic segment CAAATGCATATtctcatcagctgctgttttacaggTGGTTTGTGGATGAGATTTAAAACTATTTATGCTATAACAGCCTGCATTTTTTCAAACCACACGTGATGTACAGCTCAAGTTGGGTACAAACAGAATGGGTCCATTTTGTTTATAGATCTCTCTACACGTATGCGTGGGGGCTGTGGGGCAGAACTCACCGCTGAGCAGTTCGATCCAGCTCTGCACGGTCTCCGGTGGTTGGGTGTCTTTGATGTGTTTCAGGGCTTCATCCAGGAGGACGTCACCTGTTGGAGCATCTGACTTACAAATCACCTGCAAAATTGCATTCAGAATGATGACAGCCAGTTACAAGGTGTGGTTAGGTGTAGGCTCTACCAACCATAGCCAGCTTCAAATCTAACTGTTCTCAGAGGCTTTTTTGTTAACTGATCCAATGCACTCTACTTTCTATGTTCATttagctttcattttcatgtgttatttggatttttgatttttttttatgttcttttatCTGCTCATTTGTTAAGCACTTGCTGAAAATGACcttttttaataattcatcaaGGCTCTGGTCACATCGCTGATTGACGTTCACGTTCAGACTGGTGTGACAGCTCATCTGTATATTGTGTGCTTTGCAGTTCACTCACTCAATTATGACTACGACTAAAATtaactttcattattgattaacttGTCAAATAACTTCTTCCGATTAAGTGcagaagctgcaaccagagaatGTGGGGActttttttgcttgattaaaATTGAaaacctgctttataatcaaacaagacatgcaGTGTTTTCCCACTGGTTGAGAACGGacttgtggtggtgggtggcGTGGCGTGTGATGGGCAGGTTGAGTAATAAATTACCCCTAGACCAACTACCCCAAGTGTAACGCTAACATAGCATATTAAATACGACAAGGCATTCTTTTATTTAGGCATCCAATACTAGAGGTGTAATGGTACACAAAATTCACGGTTCGGCATGTTCCTCGGTTTTGGGGTCACGGTTTGTTATGTTTTCGGTACAGCAGGGGGGGAAAAtgccatgtcatttattttgaaaaatggaaacattCAACAGcggctcattggccataattctcactgtaacagttaatgcactcaaatgctgacatattgtcaattaaaaaaaacaacaacaccacaaatgtcagtaatgctccatccaAGACTGAGCTGTTGATAATCCCTCATATTTTTTATCTACCTGGGCGGGTCCAAATATACCTGGACGGGCCGCCCAAGTAGAGtctatgtatgggaaacactgacatggacatctcactttctacaatatgggacctttaaggcaatggcaaaaaaataaataaaagcgcAACAGCAGTgtgagaaaagtgaaaataaaataaacgaTTTATGTAGTAGAAACGTGTCCTACCTTCCTGGCCAGCAGACCTTTCCTCCTCATGCCACAAGCCTCCAGCTGAAGGCGTCCTCGCAGGGCCAACTCAATCAGCATGCACCCTCGCAGACCTGATGAAATGCAGTCATTCCAGAACGAGGTGTAGCCCTACATcgtagaacacacacacacacacacacacacacacaacagaatcCTGGTTTGTCAAACGTTTACCATGTGATCGCAACGGTTCAGTATATACTAACAAGTGGGCCCACTGGGACCCAGACTGGCTACCAGGAGTACCAGGAGAATTCCTGATGGTCAAGGTGACTGGCCCAGCGAGTAAAGGCCAGAGTAAACATGCAAAATGAATCAGGTAAATCAAAAAACAAGAGGTACTTTCAGtcacaaatattttaaaaacacccTCAGATGGAATTTTAGTAAATGTGGCCAACTTTTAGTGAAGTACGGCACCAAATCTGTACTCACTGGCCCAAACATTACAGCTGGCATTACATTCTGACAACATCccctttgtatgtgtgtgttccttcagGCATCTGACTACGGACTGAATATAAAACGGAGACACACTATTCCAAGTTAGAAGGCAAGTCATGGCTATTAGTAGGGCTTAAAAAGCTAAACAATGCAAACATATGCTGCCTCACCCTTGGTACTGGCAAATTGCTAATAGGTCGTATATGACAATAGTTGGTAGGACATAGTTTATAGTcatatttgttatatatatatatatatatatatatgtatttatcgCGGCTGACAATATATACAGAGCAAAAACCAAGCCATGAGGTAAAAAGGAACAACCAGGAGTCTTCCTTCCAAACTGAGCAATCTGGGGAGAAGGGCTGTGGTAGGTGatgggagaaccttccagaagaaAAACCATCACTGCAACACTCCATCGATCTGGGCTTAATGGCAGAGTGGCCAGACAGAGGCCTCTCTTCAGTGAAAGACACATGAAAGCCCTCTTGGAGTTTGCAAAACAGCAGATCTCAGATTGAACTGTTTGGCCTCAAAATttgtctggaggaaaccaggcaccgcttATCACCTGCTCAACACCATCCCAACAGTGAtgcatggtggtggcagcatcaaGCTGTGGAGGTGTTCATCAGAGGCAGGGGCTGGGGGACTGGTCAGGGTTGAGGGAAAGCGGAACGGAGCAGAGTACAGAGATATCTTTAATGTAATGACCAGTTCCAGAGCACTCAGGACCTCAGACTGGGCTGAAGGTTCACCTTCCAACAGGACAACGgccctaagcacacagccaagacaACGCAGAAGTGGCTTGAGGACAACTCCACGgatgtccttgagtggcccgGCCAGAGCCTGGACTTGACCCCAATGGAACGCCTCTGGGAGAGACCTGAAAACGGCTGTGCACCAACAGCCCCCATCCAACCTGACAGAGCTTCAGAAGATCTGCAGAAAATCCCCAAACCCAGGTGGGCAAACTTTATCGAGTCACACCCAAGAATACCTGAGGCTGTAATAGAATATGTTTTTCctcgccaagtgcttgctcatggtgggaacagttgggtctctgtaataacattataaagagtctgtctagacctgctctatttgtaaagtgtcatgagatgacttttgttgtgatttggcgctatataaataaaattgaatttaatgAATGCTACCAAGGGTGCTTCAGGAAGTACCGAATTAAGGGTCTGAATACGTATATGTGAAGGCATGGACACTTCTCAGTGCTGGTTAGGTATACTTTAGCAGAAACAGTTATGGTGTTCTTCTCTTGAAGTACTTTATCGGCgttgattattttttatagttttttgaaagaaaatagaCCAGCCACCTGTTGAAACGTCCAGACtccagacgtgtgtgtgtgggttaaTCAATGTCAACGAATCCTAATCCACTTCACTTGGATTTCGatgtgttaaaaaacaaaatatgatggGAAAcagtacgggggggggggggttgccaaTACTTCTTTAAACTGCCGTTGTATCGCTTTCTCAGTACTCTACAGTTCACAAGGACCAATGATTCCCAGAAACTTACATTTATACCTACAGATCATTAACCCATTTGTTTGAATCTCACTGAACACTGTAGGAAATCGTTTTCTGTGTATCCTGCTAACCCACGAACAGTGTAACGACAGGCACAAATGTCACAAGGCTAACTGTTGATCTGCCACAAGACAATATCTAATTAACTGACCGCCACTGTTTACTGAATGTAAACGTCTCTACTCGACATAACCGTGTTTCCCCCAAAAGGCATTAAACCGGCTCGGTGTGCAACGATGAGGCCCATTGTTGTTGTTAGCTATCGCTAGCGTTATAGCAGACAAGGATGCTAACGTTAACCAAAGCCGTGTCGGTTAGGAAAAtatagctagctaacgttagcttgggTAACATCCCGTCGCCTAACATGAAGGTTTACCTCATTTTTACGGCGTTAGGGACCAGGGTTTATCTGCCATTACCTCTCGGTCCTTTAGTCCCAGCAACAGCACTTCCTCCATCAAGGTGAGACGTGTTTCTTTGGAGTCCCCGGTATCGTCATCGTCCTGCTCGTCTCCCCGCCGGGGCTCGTGGTCCTCCTGGCCGGACGGATGGTCTTTGTCAGCGGCGTTGCGCGAGGCTTCGGTCCGCCTCTGCACGAGGCCCGAACTCCGCAGAGTCAAGGAAGTCATGTCTGCTGGCAAGTTAGCTGAACAACGACGAAACAACACGCCTCGGACTACGCTGCCCGAGATGTTTGACTCTATTTGTTGTTGCCAACCATACAGCAGCTACCTCGAGCGTTTTGTGAACTGACTACTGCGGCCCGAGTACCCTTGTCATCTGTGGTACTGTCCCCCCCTTGCTAGACTTCGTCCGCTGCAATATAGTGTCTATCTAATATGGCGCCGTGTGGCGAATGTGGTACCGAACGTATCCAGCAGGTAGAGGCCGAGATAAGCAGAATACCAGCAAACAGGACCCAAGTAACTTTAAGTTAGGTCATACTGAAGCCCCTTTATTCTGCGTCATGTTACCTCATCAGTGCAATCACACTTTTATATGAATCTGTTAAAATCCCCTGTAATGGCTTGTCCAACCCTCCTTATCATCAAATAGGCTATACTTCAACAAGAAACTCCCATCTTATATACAGCCCAAGAACCAATGGAATACTCTATTCACACTTAAGCCTAAAAACCTATGGTCCTTTGAATCTAATAGTCAAAGCGTGAATACTATATTCACACTTTATCATGTATTGCCACCAATATCATTGCCTTAGGTCACCTAAAtgacccccccaaaaaagcttTTTGAGGTTCTGCCCCATCCCACAGTGGGATTTCCTATGTGGGTGCTCAAAGGATTTGAAAAtcccatttgaaaaaaaaaaacactcaacattTCAATGTGTCTTCAGAGGTGTCCTTGTAAGGCAGTACCCTAAAAAGACCAGTAATTGGCGCCCTTGCACCATACTCTTGAGGGATAATTGagacttttttggggggtgatTTCTCCTGTGCACGCCACAGTTGCTCTCAAAGTTGAATATTGTAAACTActtattttcatgtcattttgcaCTAGaatgcattttaaagctttaatcTTGCACTTCCCTGAGAGTGTGGGCTATGTCTGCTGTGCCATGAACCAGATTGTGACTCTCTGAGACCACATTCCATAGTGTAAACTAACTCATTGCTATGTCCATaatactgggggggggggggctgtgtctGGACacatccacctccaccagcaTGGAAGGAATCGTGTGAAACATTACCTTGTACTTTCACCAAAGCGCATTGCATTCACCAAAGCAAATCTTATCTTGTAATTATGACTTCTGTATGTCTTCATTATGACTTGCTATCTCATCAGGAGCAGGTCTGCGCGAGCAATGCCAAGGACTTTAGATGCTGGCATACAAATAATAATGGCATCCACATTTCTCAGTGACAGTATCTCATAATTACGAGGTGCTTTTCTCGCCATTATGAGGTCCTAATTGCGCATCTTCTCGTGTAATTGTGAGATAGAAAGTCACAATTATGACATAACAGAAGTCAGAATTACAGCAACAGGCCTTTTTGTGTCTTAACTTGTAACTTCCACATGGGGGAATAAAAAGCAACATACAAATAAGCAAACTAGCAGATCAGTTCGAttaaaacttaaatttaaaCCTTAAATTCAGTTGTCGTCTTCacaaaaatgaattaactgcatgtatacatatacaatatatgtatatgtatacatgcagctaattcatttctgtgaagacgACAACTGAATTTAAGGTTTAAATttaagtttatatctttatttattcatcataaaGCTACTTGGACTATTAAAGCTTatacatgaaaagaaaagaaaaacataatacgcacatagaattgtgttcctaaaaatataatgatatgaaatatgaaataatgaaatataatctGATACTTTGCAATATACACAGGAAACAGTCTATTCAGACTTTTATACACATTGCtatttttacacaaacttcctgcaggtgtgAAGTTCACTTTTTAGGttcattgttctgtgctgttattgttttttttaatgcaatgcatataatgaaatatacataaaggtatttcaaaagaagtaggctacttttccccctttttatgtgGTTGTTTTAAATAGTAGGCTCTATTATAGAAGTTGCGATTGCTGCATTCCGAGTGTGTGACGCTCAGGGAAAAATCGGACGCCTGTTAATGCCGGAGCCCCTCGTGTCACGTGATCCAACCGGGACTTCACTTTGGTCCCGCCGAGGCCACATCGCTGTTCACGGGGGCCCTGTCAGCACGCGGGACGGGAGGAAGTGATGGCTGGGAGGCGGAGTCCAGGGGCAGAAACAGCCAGCCCGCCCGAGCTCCGCCCCCCGCCCTCCGCCTGCAGCCGGGATTATTACAGCTCAGGGCGGCCGCGGCAGTTTTTTCCTACAGCGTATCGCCCGTAcatgtggaggtggtggggggggggagaaagaaaaaaatgaccgCAATCCCAGGGATGTTTCGCTTCTCGGATGGGGTTTTCCTGCCGTGGATGTCTGTTTGATGGAGTTTcgaagtccccccccccccacctctctcacacacacacacacacacacacacacagcggagaTAAACGCAGTTTTGCGCTACTTTTATCCTTGCAGGGATTTGAACCGACTGAAGCGCATCTGAAAATTGTGAATGTGtagatttttttgggggggaggaCTTGCAAGACTCAGCatcttcttcacttttttttttttttttttttttaaaccgtGAAAACATGGAATATTCTAACGCTTTGAACTGGAATTGAGAGCCTCCGAACTCCTATGACCATGTAGCagcccaccccccccaaaaaaaaggtACAGTGTACTCTGCGTTATAATAATGTACTGTCTGTCCTAACTGACCGTATTGGAATAAGGTACTATTTCCTACCAGATTGTGCTTTTAAAAGTGTCGTTTTCcacagggagacagaaatgGATGCAATTTAGAATAACAGTCACGACGCAAAAGCCACGCATCAACTCTCGAAACCAAAACACTGGAGTCCGGCTGGTTCCATTCAACTTTTACAACTCCTGGCTCTCTGTAGGAAGACACTTTTCCTAACCggacatttcagtttgtccGGGTTCAAGTGTGAGAATGCTGTCTGGGCCGAATTTAAAATCTAGGCCTATTGCAGGGGAGGCTATGGCCACCATTcatagctttaaaaaaaaaactccaaataAGTTGTATTTGACCTTCCTTTGACCACACCTCGCTTCGTTTAAAATGCCAACTGCAACCACCACTGTGGCTGGTAGTATTTTCAAGAGAGGCTGCTTTGTTTTAAACACAGTTCTCTTTACACTACAACTCTTTTACACATATTAACAACTGCAGTGAATGACTTCACTGTGGAATAATGTGATAGCTTTCACATATAGAGGCACTGATCATTCCCAGcctacatgtatatgtatatatatagtttaaCAGAAGttctgcatatacagtatgtcacttAATATACTGCCTGGAGTGAGtacataataaaaaaactgcATGCTGATCTGATGCTTGAGATTGAATCGAAAATGGGAGCAAAAATGTGACAGGGTTTGCccaatttgttttgtttttgaccaTTACATATTCACGCAACAACATCTACTTGAAGAGTTCCTTTAAGAAAAAcccctgattggctgtttgattcagacctggtccagttttcttttgggttttttttaaagactaaatacaaaagggggcgggcgctcacagacacacatttttgtgGAGGAGCCCTTCAACTAGATGTTGTTAGTGACTTGCAATGGTCAAAACgagttatttcaaccgaaattCTAATTGAATAATATTacctactgcagctttaacttaCACGTTTCCATTGGAACTACTCTGCCGTAAATGGGATCGTAATATATGATAATGGTATCGTTCTAGCTGTTGTCAATAGTAAATGTTGTTATTCAGTAATAATTCTGGTCAAATCATCTCCACTTTCCGCCTCTGCAGAGAGCGTTGTTGATGTCTGTCACTTGCCCACGTTTCTTTTACATCCAGGTATATTTTTCTGTCTCCGCTGCGCTTAGTGAAGCATAATCTCCACAGACAGCCATTTACATCAGTGGTTCTCTCACTCACCAGGGGTCATTTGAGGTGGTTCCAGGGGGTCCCCAGAAAACAGggtgtgacagtgacagtgacagagtgGAGGACGATTTTGGTCGTGGGTTTCATGCACCttctgtaataaaacatctCCTATCAGATGGGGGATGCTGGGACAAAATCTCATACATGCATCTTATATATGGCGGTCCGTGGCCTAATTCGTGTCTctttgagaaccactggtttgCATCACACAAGTctctcattgtttttatgtcGCAAACGTATTAGCGGTGTTTTATAATGACCGATCAAGGCCACCAGTGTCCGGTTTGAGCTTGCTGGTTTCACTGCAGATGGAGgtttctttagctgctaaatgctccagctagtctctaactgtgtctgcctgctgattgctgctgggcaggtagtgtgtGCAGTGGCCTtcccactgaaaacagctgcctgctgctgctggagacagATTGTCGGTGAGAGCAAGGCTGAAAAGTTCTGTGGGGCTACATAGTTTGTAATTCACTGTGGGTTCATTACTGTGAGGGATTCAATATTAATATAGTGACTTattgaaaaacacatcatctgTTAATAAGTACTGTATTAGGTGGGAAAATAAGTCGTTTTGTCTTTGTTAAGTTTTGGCATCGGTGTTCCACAGTAACTGTTTGATATGATGTTTGTAGCCAAACGTATACAGAACGTAGAACAGCTTTTAACAAGTCTTTTACCGCACTAAATGTGTTCTCAGGCCTTGGTTGGTCTACCCTCAgggtttgtctgtgtgtgtgtgtgtgtgtgtgtgtgtgtgtgtgagagagagagaaaggagacagaagtggaaagggaggagggagatttGCGATTATTAAATCAGCTTCAAGTTTGGTTCTGCTGAAAACTGTCAGGACAATGCCAGCCCTGAATGACGCGGGCTAGGATAAGCAGTAGTCACCAGTCGAGTGGCCGCGTGAACAACgaaaacaggttttgcttgctgtaatcattcctcctgttcatactgggCATTAGGAGATCCCTTCCTAATATGCTCCCATTGGAACAGAGTGTCCACAGTCCTCACTTTGTTCAAAACAAATTCCATTTGAAAAGTTCAACTGAAGATAACAGGAGGCTTCAGCTGTCCGAGTTAGACGAATCAAGCGAGGGTCTTTCAGTTACAGGCTTACTATAGCCTTAGATACATTTtggaaagctttttttttttttgcacagaaaaCAGGACTGGATTTTGTCCCCTATTACTTACAGCGAAATGGAGGGACGGGATCTTCCTGAccagtgtgaacaggaggaatgattacagcaaacAACAACCTGATTCGATGTACATAcgggcatgtgagtattgttttaagacagacttgaaaaaccTCTCCCTTATAAATATGAGGCGCGTGCAGTATTTGTTCAGATACAGCCATAAACTCCTCTTGTAAGCAGATGTTACATATCTAGGACCTCCAATGCCCGACTGTGGCCTCAATAGCTCTTCGTGCAGGCTGGGTAGGCATACATctgttcattattttttttttaatcccacaAAGCATTCCCACAGGCAGCCACCACCCCACGTTTCTGCGTGTCGGCTCCCAGGTGGCTTAAGGTGGAATTGTTTCAATTTGAACTTGATTCGACTTGTTTCAGCTCTCGAGCTGCACGGCGAGAGTCAGGAGCGAAACAAAGAGGTGCCTGGAGGAAGATAAGAGAAACCACCTGGAGATGCTAGTTTTTGAAATagtacctacacacacacacacactgtgctgtcaGTCTGGGAACATGGGGCCGTTTTGTGG from the Enoplosus armatus isolate fEnoArm2 chromosome 4, fEnoArm2.hap1, whole genome shotgun sequence genome contains:
- the golph3a gene encoding Golgi phosphoprotein 3 — encoded protein: MTSLTLRSSGLVQRRTEASRNAADKDHPSGQEDHEPRRGDEQDDDDTGDSKETRLTLMEEVLLLGLKDREGYTSFWNDCISSGLRGCMLIELALRGRLQLEACGMRRKGLLARKVICKSDAPTGDVLLDEALKHIKDTQPPETVQSWIELLSGETWNPLKLHYQLRNVRERLAKNLVEKGVLTTEKQNFLLFDMTTHPLTNNNIKQRLIKKVQEAVLDKWVNDPHRMDKRLLALIFLAHSSDVLENAFAPLLDDQYDLAMKRVRQLLELEPEGESMKANANELLWAVVAAFTK